Proteins from a single region of Crassaminicella profunda:
- a CDS encoding TetR/AcrR family transcriptional regulator yields MNKKIIQKKRMLRYFVEATHQVIEKEGIDHVTIRKVADLAGYNSATLYNYFKNLDHLIFFASIKYLKEYALNLPYYIENAKNAMDTYLGIWECFCYYSFQKPKRYYALFFDKHHDLTQNTIKEYYEIFSYELDEHFKNILPMFLKQDIYDRNMIILEPCASEGFVKADYLKEINEMTILIYQGMLLKIINEQTDLPIDEMVENTLKYIKQIIQSYKNM; encoded by the coding sequence ATGAACAAAAAAATTATTCAAAAGAAACGAATGCTCCGTTACTTCGTTGAAGCAACCCATCAAGTTATTGAAAAAGAAGGTATTGATCATGTTACTATTAGAAAAGTAGCGGATCTTGCTGGATACAATAGTGCTACATTGTATAATTACTTTAAAAATTTAGATCATTTGATTTTTTTTGCTTCTATAAAATATCTAAAAGAATACGCCCTAAATTTACCATATTATATAGAGAATGCAAAAAATGCTATGGATACCTATTTAGGAATTTGGGAGTGTTTCTGTTATTATTCCTTTCAGAAGCCAAAAAGATACTATGCTCTTTTCTTTGATAAACATCATGATTTAACACAAAACACCATTAAAGAATATTATGAAATTTTTTCATATGAATTAGACGAGCATTTTAAAAACATTCTACCTATGTTTTTAAAGCAAGATATCTATGATAGAAATATGATTATTCTAGAACCTTGTGCTTCAGAAGGTTTTGTTAAAGCAGACTATCTTAAAGAGATCAATGAAATGACTATACTCATTTATCAAGGTATGCTTTTAAAAATAATCAATGAACAAACAGATCTCCCCATAGATGAGATGGTCGAAAACACATTAAAATATATTAAACAAATTATACAATCCTACAAAAATATGTAA
- a CDS encoding efflux RND transporter periplasmic adaptor subunit yields MNRKMILAFTLLLLFALTLTGCGKKGKVLAKEEQRITVKTTKVAKKNLTLKTTLSGKIKPIEESSIIPKIPGKVMQVHVEIGDKVQKGDILFELNQTDLMNGVKQAEAAYNTSLASLKLKEEQIANAKKNYERNKALYEQGALSQQAFEQSELQASQAQLDMAKAQLEQSKVVLENATSKLSDCTITAPISGFITSVEISKGEMASGGKPAITIANLDTVLIETNISEHLINKVHTGDSVDVLVKSASNNPLKGKIFALSPAPAKNGLTYPLKITLENKDTLVKAGMFAEINIVSDKKEDIITIPSDSVIVKEGKEVVFSITNDQAKMREISLGLDNGKEVEVLGGLKIGDVIVIKGQNYLDEGNKVKITE; encoded by the coding sequence ATGAACAGAAAAATGATTTTAGCATTCACTTTGCTTCTATTATTTGCACTAACCTTAACAGGCTGTGGAAAAAAAGGAAAAGTTTTAGCAAAGGAAGAACAACGAATCACTGTAAAAACAACAAAAGTTGCAAAAAAAAATTTAACCCTTAAAACCACATTATCAGGGAAAATAAAGCCTATTGAAGAATCTAGTATTATTCCTAAAATCCCTGGAAAAGTAATGCAAGTACATGTAGAAATTGGAGATAAGGTTCAAAAGGGAGATATTCTTTTTGAACTAAATCAAACAGATTTAATGAATGGTGTAAAGCAAGCAGAAGCTGCTTACAATACTTCTCTTGCAAGTTTAAAATTAAAAGAAGAACAAATAGCTAATGCCAAGAAAAATTATGAAAGAAATAAAGCCTTATATGAACAAGGGGCCCTTTCTCAACAAGCTTTTGAACAATCAGAACTTCAAGCATCACAAGCTCAATTAGATATGGCCAAAGCTCAATTGGAACAATCAAAAGTAGTTCTTGAAAATGCAACGTCTAAATTGTCTGATTGTACTATTACAGCACCTATCTCTGGTTTCATTACTTCGGTAGAAATCAGTAAAGGTGAAATGGCTTCTGGTGGTAAACCCGCTATAACCATTGCAAATTTAGATACAGTTCTTATTGAAACAAATATATCAGAACATCTTATTAACAAGGTTCATACAGGTGATTCTGTAGATGTCCTTGTAAAATCAGCAAGTAATAATCCTTTAAAGGGAAAAATATTTGCCTTATCTCCAGCTCCTGCAAAAAATGGACTCACTTATCCTTTAAAAATAACATTAGAGAATAAAGATACTTTAGTAAAAGCTGGTATGTTTGCAGAAATCAACATTGTTTCTGATAAAAAAGAAGATATTATTACCATTCCATCTGATTCAGTAATTGTGAAGGAAGGTAAAGAAGTTGTATTTTCAATCACAAATGATCAAGCCAAAATGAGAGAAATTTCCTTAGGTCTTGATAATGGTAAAGAAGTTGAAGTATTAGGCGGATTAAAGATTGGCGATGTAATCGTAATCAAAGGTCAAAACTACTTAGATGAGGGAAATAAAGTAAAAATCACTGAATAG
- a CDS encoding glycine/sarcosine/betaine reductase component B subunit translates to MKLELGHFYVKDIVFGDKTCYKDGILTVNKEEALSVVKEDEHITEADLEIVKPGDMVRLVPVKEAIEPRHRIGGGPVFPGVTGDLMQAGNGRTLALKGCSVLVVGKHWGGFQDGLIDMGGEGAKYTYFSQLKNLVLIADTDEEFEKREQQKKNKALRWAGMRLAEYIGSCVAEMEPEEVETYELAPVTKRSKEENDLPNVALVLQPQSQMEELGYNDLAYGWDCNRMLPTFMHPNEVLDGAMISGSFMPCSSKWATYDFQNFPMIKRLYQEHGKTINFIGVIMSNLNVALEQKERAALFVAQMAKSLGVDAAVVAEEGYGNPDADFIACIVALEDAGVKTIGLTNECTGRDGASQPLVTLDSKANAIVSCGNVSELIKLPPMEKVLGELQALARDGLSGGWEGDEILGSSVKEDGSIIMENNAMFCGDQVVGWSTKTMVEY, encoded by the coding sequence ATGAAATTAGAGCTTGGTCATTTTTATGTCAAGGATATTGTCTTTGGAGACAAAACTTGTTATAAAGATGGAATTTTAACGGTTAATAAGGAAGAAGCTTTAAGTGTAGTAAAAGAAGATGAGCATATTACAGAAGCAGATTTAGAAATTGTAAAGCCTGGAGATATGGTTCGATTAGTTCCTGTAAAAGAAGCTATTGAACCAAGGCACAGAATAGGCGGAGGTCCAGTATTTCCTGGAGTAACTGGAGATTTAATGCAAGCTGGAAATGGTAGAACTCTAGCATTAAAAGGATGTAGCGTATTGGTAGTTGGAAAACATTGGGGTGGTTTTCAAGATGGTTTAATCGATATGGGTGGAGAAGGAGCTAAATATACATATTTCTCCCAATTAAAAAATCTTGTTCTTATTGCAGATACAGATGAAGAATTTGAAAAACGTGAGCAACAAAAGAAAAATAAAGCTTTAAGATGGGCTGGGATGAGATTAGCAGAGTATATAGGAAGCTGTGTAGCTGAAATGGAGCCAGAAGAAGTTGAAACATATGAATTGGCACCTGTTACAAAGCGTTCTAAAGAAGAAAATGATTTACCAAATGTTGCATTAGTATTGCAACCACAATCACAAATGGAAGAATTAGGATATAACGATCTTGCTTATGGATGGGATTGTAATCGTATGTTACCTACTTTCATGCATCCAAATGAAGTATTAGATGGAGCTATGATTTCAGGTTCATTTATGCCATGTTCTTCAAAATGGGCAACTTATGATTTCCAAAACTTCCCGATGATTAAAAGATTATATCAAGAGCATGGAAAGACTATTAACTTCATAGGGGTAATTATGTCAAACTTAAATGTTGCCCTTGAGCAAAAGGAAAGAGCTGCCCTATTTGTAGCACAGATGGCAAAATCATTAGGTGTAGATGCTGCTGTTGTAGCTGAAGAAGGATATGGAAACCCAGATGCAGACTTTATTGCGTGTATTGTTGCCCTTGAGGATGCAGGAGTTAAGACGATAGGTCTTACAAACGAATGTACAGGTCGTGATGGTGCTTCTCAACCATTGGTAACTTTAGATTCAAAAGCAAATGCTATTGTATCTTGTGGAAATGTTTCTGAATTAATTAAATTACCACCAATGGAAAAAGTATTAGGTGAATTACAAGCTTTAGCTCGCGATGGATTATCAGGCGGCTGGGAAGGCGATGAAATACTAGGATCATCTGTAAAAGAGGACGGTTCAATTATTATGGAAAATAACGCTATGTTCTGTGGAGACCAAGTTGTAGGTTGGTCTACTAAGACAATGGTTGAATATTAA
- a CDS encoding efflux RND transporter permease subunit — MNLSKISVNRPVTTLMFMLIAILLGGVCLNLLPIDLYPEMEIPVAIVSVNYSGAAPEEIETLITKPIEQSVATVSKLKNLSSYSREGSSIVVVEFESSADMDMAALEMREKVDLVKGALPDDASTPLVLKIDPNAQPIIQLGISSDMEKGKLQSLIEDEISSRFERIDGVASVDSYGGNEREVKIEVDQDKLSGYGLTLTQIQNILRAENLNLPGGKVSKGEKELLARTTGEFKTVDEIKAVPIVLKNGDIIKLSDIANITLDYKDIESLIRVNEKNALGIGIKKQSVANTVKVAEKVLQEVSSIEKDYPQLNIVVGVDQSEFINKSINNVTKNAVVGGFLAVVILYLFLRNIRSTFIVGIAIPVSIIATFALMYFGDLTINLISLGGLALGIGMLVDNSIVVLENIYRLREEGLSRKDAAMKGAKEVGMAVFASTMTTIAVFLPIVFVEGFTSIVFKQLSFTVTFSLLASLIISLTVVPMLSSKILKVGEVKERKHTGISLGRILDIFSNFIDHVANFYSKLLKFTLGHRKITIFIGLAIFISSIALVGMVGAEFFPKEDEGMFSVKIEVPFGTSLENTDEIVSKVENIVKNIPEKEKVFTIVSSNFGFSSSASNSSTVMCALKDQKDRKRSTEDIVNEVREQVSIISGANISVSEASSMGGGGGGQGAAIEIEIKGDDIQTLKSIGEDFEKITKAVPGTADVSLDTEEGEPEARVLLDREVASHYGITTYDLANILKAAVDGVKATNFKYDGDEIDVNLSLDDHVKDSIENMKQILIKSPTGIVVPIGQIADIEYGNSPTQIKRINQVRTVTVSSQLYGRDLKSVTDDIKKEFENYPLPSGYRYNFTGQQEDMMEAFSSLAKALLLSIILVYMILASQFESLLHPFTVMLSVPFALSGGLIGLFITRRSLSVPAFIGVIMLAGIVVNNAIVLVDYINQLRANGIERKQAIIQATATRFRPILMTTLTTVLGLMPLALGIGEGASTQAPMATVVVGGLTLSTVLTLAFIPVVYTVFDDILNKIKSKFKGNKKKKVIHENH; from the coding sequence ATGAATTTATCAAAAATATCTGTAAATAGACCTGTTACCACCCTCATGTTTATGTTGATTGCAATCCTATTAGGTGGTGTTTGTCTAAATCTACTTCCAATTGACCTTTATCCAGAAATGGAAATTCCTGTAGCAATCGTTTCTGTAAATTATAGCGGTGCAGCCCCTGAAGAAATAGAAACCCTTATTACTAAACCAATAGAACAATCTGTTGCTACTGTTAGTAAATTGAAAAATCTATCTTCTTATTCAAGGGAAGGAAGTTCTATCGTTGTGGTTGAATTTGAATCTAGCGCAGACATGGATATGGCAGCCCTTGAAATGAGAGAAAAGGTTGATTTGGTAAAAGGAGCTTTGCCAGATGATGCTTCTACTCCTTTAGTACTAAAAATAGACCCTAATGCTCAACCCATTATACAGCTAGGTATATCCTCTGATATGGAAAAAGGAAAACTTCAAAGCCTTATAGAAGATGAAATATCTTCTCGTTTTGAACGGATAGATGGAGTTGCATCTGTTGATTCTTATGGTGGAAATGAAAGAGAAGTAAAAATTGAAGTAGACCAAGATAAACTATCTGGTTATGGACTCACTCTTACACAGATTCAAAATATATTAAGAGCTGAAAACTTAAATTTACCAGGTGGTAAAGTGAGTAAAGGAGAAAAAGAATTATTAGCAAGAACTACAGGAGAATTTAAAACTGTAGATGAAATAAAAGCAGTTCCCATTGTTCTAAAAAATGGAGACATCATAAAACTTTCAGATATTGCCAATATCACACTGGATTATAAAGATATAGAAAGTTTAATCAGAGTAAATGAAAAAAATGCTCTGGGAATTGGAATAAAGAAACAATCTGTTGCCAATACAGTAAAAGTTGCTGAGAAGGTATTACAAGAAGTATCTTCTATAGAAAAAGACTATCCTCAGCTTAACATTGTTGTAGGAGTAGATCAATCAGAGTTCATCAATAAATCCATCAATAATGTTACAAAAAATGCAGTTGTAGGAGGTTTTCTTGCAGTTGTTATTCTTTATTTATTTTTAAGAAATATACGCTCAACTTTTATTGTTGGTATAGCCATTCCTGTATCTATTATTGCAACCTTTGCCCTTATGTATTTTGGAGATCTTACCATCAACTTAATCTCTTTAGGGGGTCTGGCACTAGGAATCGGTATGCTCGTTGATAACTCTATCGTTGTTTTAGAAAACATTTATCGTCTAAGAGAAGAAGGACTTTCAAGAAAAGATGCTGCAATGAAAGGTGCCAAAGAAGTTGGTATGGCCGTATTTGCTTCAACCATGACTACCATTGCCGTATTTTTACCTATTGTTTTCGTTGAAGGCTTTACTTCTATTGTATTCAAACAGCTATCTTTTACTGTAACATTTTCATTACTTGCATCCTTAATCATCTCCCTTACAGTTGTACCGATGCTGTCCTCTAAGATTCTAAAGGTTGGAGAGGTGAAAGAAAGAAAACATACAGGTATTTCATTGGGAAGAATATTAGATATATTCTCAAACTTCATTGATCATGTAGCTAACTTTTATAGCAAGCTATTAAAATTTACTCTAGGTCACAGAAAAATAACCATATTTATTGGTTTAGCAATATTTATTTCTTCTATTGCTTTAGTAGGTATGGTTGGTGCTGAGTTCTTTCCAAAGGAAGATGAAGGAATGTTTAGTGTAAAAATAGAAGTTCCTTTTGGTACCAGTTTGGAAAATACCGATGAAATCGTATCAAAAGTTGAAAACATTGTGAAAAATATTCCTGAAAAAGAAAAAGTATTTACAATCGTTTCTTCTAATTTCGGTTTTTCTTCTTCAGCCTCAAACAGCTCAACGGTCATGTGTGCGCTAAAGGATCAAAAGGATCGAAAGCGTTCTACTGAAGATATCGTAAATGAAGTAAGAGAACAAGTATCCATCATTTCAGGAGCAAATATTTCTGTCAGCGAAGCTTCTTCAATGGGAGGCGGTGGTGGTGGTCAAGGTGCTGCTATCGAAATAGAAATCAAAGGTGATGATATTCAAACTTTAAAATCAATAGGCGAAGATTTTGAAAAAATTACAAAAGCTGTTCCTGGTACAGCAGATGTAAGTCTCGATACAGAAGAAGGCGAACCAGAAGCAAGAGTCCTTTTGGACAGAGAAGTAGCTTCCCATTATGGCATTACCACATATGATTTAGCAAATATTTTAAAAGCTGCCGTAGATGGAGTAAAAGCTACCAATTTTAAATATGATGGAGATGAAATTGATGTAAATCTTTCTTTAGATGATCATGTCAAGGATTCTATTGAAAATATGAAACAAATATTAATCAAATCTCCTACAGGTATTGTAGTCCCTATTGGGCAAATTGCTGATATAGAATACGGAAACTCTCCTACGCAGATCAAAAGAATCAATCAAGTTCGAACCGTTACTGTCTCTTCTCAATTATATGGAAGGGATTTAAAATCTGTAACAGATGACATTAAGAAAGAATTTGAAAATTATCCATTACCATCAGGATATCGTTATAACTTTACAGGACAGCAAGAAGATATGATGGAGGCATTTTCAAGTCTTGCTAAAGCATTGCTTCTATCTATTATCCTAGTATACATGATTTTAGCATCACAATTTGAATCACTACTACATCCCTTTACAGTAATGCTTTCAGTACCCTTTGCATTATCAGGAGGACTTATTGGTCTTTTCATAACAAGACGTTCTCTATCCGTTCCAGCATTCATTGGTGTAATTATGTTAGCAGGAATCGTTGTAAACAACGCTATCGTTTTAGTAGACTATATTAACCAATTAAGAGCAAATGGTATAGAAAGGAAACAAGCAATCATCCAAGCTACAGCCACAAGATTTAGACCTATTCTTATGACAACACTAACAACGGTTTTAGGATTAATGCCATTAGCCTTAGGAATTGGAGAAGGAGCATCCACACAAGCCCCAATGGCTACTGTTGTTGTCGGTGGACTGACTCTATCAACAGTACTGACCTTAGCCTTTATACCTGTTGTATATACAGTATTTGATGACATTCTCAACAAAATAAAATCTAAATTCAAAGGGAATAAAAAGAAAAAAGTCATTCATGAAAACCACTAG
- a CDS encoding DUF503 domain-containing protein, with amino-acid sequence MIIGACSVELVMYEPNSLKEKRQIIKSLIGRIQSRFNASVAEVDMLDKWRSAVIGFSCVSNTSKHANQMINNILKFIEGDNRVEIIKVDIEIL; translated from the coding sequence ATGATTATTGGAGCTTGTAGTGTAGAACTTGTAATGTATGAACCAAATTCATTAAAGGAGAAAAGACAAATTATAAAGAGCTTAATTGGGAGAATACAATCAAGATTTAATGCATCTGTAGCTGAAGTAGATATGCTAGACAAATGGAGAAGTGCTGTAATAGGGTTTTCTTGTGTAAGTAATACAAGTAAACATGCCAATCAAATGATTAATAATATTTTAAAGTTTATAGAAGGGGATAATAGGGTAGAAATAATAAAAGTGGACATTGAAATACTTTAG
- a CDS encoding glycine betaine uptake BCCT transporter produces MKDKKNNSVLSISLAVVFAIVIWGIAAPDNFGNAANGFFNMVINNFSWMYLIAMFIFVAFALFLAFSKYGKIKLGPDDSKPEYSTASWFAMLFGAGMGIGLVFWGAAEPLNHFIAPPFGVEAGTAEAANFAMKTSFIHWGFHPWANYSIIGLALAYMQYRKNKPGLISSIFIPLFGEERVRGPIGKTIDILAVFATVTGVATSLGLGTLQINGGLSFLFGIPSTTTVQLIIIGVVTVIYIWTAVSGIDKGIKILSDINLYAAIAILVGAIAVGPTVKIINSFTNGLGMYVNEFVRDSFHIEPFGDNSWIGGWRIFYWAWWIAWAPFVGSFIARISKGRTIREFVIGVIVAPSLASFVWFAAFGTLGMNLGVDIATEAAKVTETALFVVLQNYPLGSIISFVAVFLLCTFFITSANSATFVLGMMTSHGDLNPTNGKKIVWGIIQALLAVALLLAGGLKTLQIGSIAAAFPFVAVMILACISLYKVLSTEKLN; encoded by the coding sequence ATGAAGGATAAAAAGAATAATAGTGTACTTTCTATATCCTTAGCGGTTGTATTTGCCATTGTTATCTGGGGAATAGCTGCCCCAGATAACTTTGGTAATGCTGCTAATGGATTTTTCAACATGGTTATCAATAATTTTAGCTGGATGTATTTGATTGCTATGTTCATATTTGTAGCCTTTGCATTATTCTTGGCATTTAGTAAGTATGGAAAAATAAAATTAGGTCCAGATGATTCTAAACCAGAGTACAGTACGGCATCATGGTTTGCAATGTTATTTGGTGCAGGCATGGGAATTGGACTAGTATTTTGGGGGGCAGCAGAACCATTAAATCATTTTATTGCGCCTCCATTTGGTGTAGAAGCAGGAACGGCAGAAGCAGCAAACTTTGCTATGAAGACATCTTTTATTCATTGGGGATTTCATCCATGGGCGAATTATAGTATTATAGGACTTGCATTAGCTTATATGCAGTATAGAAAAAATAAACCAGGTCTTATCAGTTCCATTTTTATTCCTCTGTTCGGAGAAGAAAGAGTAAGGGGTCCTATTGGAAAAACAATTGATATTCTTGCTGTATTTGCTACTGTTACAGGAGTAGCTACTTCTCTTGGATTAGGAACACTTCAAATTAACGGAGGACTTAGCTTTTTATTTGGGATTCCATCTACAACTACTGTACAGCTGATCATTATTGGTGTTGTTACAGTAATATATATTTGGACAGCTGTTAGTGGAATTGATAAAGGAATCAAAATATTGTCCGATATAAACCTGTATGCTGCAATTGCTATTTTAGTAGGTGCAATAGCAGTTGGACCAACAGTAAAAATTATCAATTCCTTTACAAATGGTTTGGGAATGTATGTAAATGAATTTGTACGAGATAGTTTCCATATTGAGCCTTTTGGAGATAATAGCTGGATAGGTGGCTGGAGAATCTTCTATTGGGCATGGTGGATTGCATGGGCACCATTTGTAGGTTCGTTTATTGCGCGTATCTCTAAAGGTAGAACCATAAGAGAATTTGTTATTGGAGTAATTGTGGCTCCATCATTAGCATCATTTGTATGGTTTGCTGCATTTGGTACATTAGGAATGAATCTAGGAGTAGATATAGCAACAGAAGCAGCAAAAGTTACAGAAACAGCATTATTTGTCGTATTACAAAACTATCCATTAGGAAGTATCATATCCTTTGTAGCAGTATTCTTATTGTGTACATTCTTTATAACTTCTGCGAATTCAGCTACATTTGTATTAGGTATGATGACATCTCATGGGGATTTGAATCCAACTAACGGAAAGAAAATTGTTTGGGGAATTATTCAAGCATTATTAGCAGTAGCGTTGCTTTTAGCAGGTGGATTAAAAACATTGCAAATTGGTTCAATTGCAGCAGCTTTCCCATTTGTTGCGGTAATGATCCTAGCATGTATATCTCTTTATAAAGTACTTTCAACTGAAAAGTTAAATTAA
- the nth gene encoding endonuclease III translates to MKVRKSKKEIEEILKILEEIYPDAACELNYHNSFQLLIATILSAQTTDKKVNQVTKGLFEKYKAPKDFLRLEQIELENIIKEIGLYRSKAKNIINTCRLLVEKYKGEVPDSRTELMKLPGVGRKTANVVLSNAFNVPAIAVDTHVFRVSNRIGLADSDNVGDTEKQLMKSIAENKWSEAHHLLIFHGRRICKARKPLCEKCPLMEECVYYQKIVGK, encoded by the coding sequence ATGAAAGTAAGAAAATCTAAAAAAGAGATTGAGGAGATTTTAAAAATTTTAGAAGAAATTTATCCTGATGCAGCATGTGAACTAAATTACCATAATTCCTTTCAGTTGCTTATAGCTACCATTCTTAGTGCACAAACAACAGATAAGAAGGTAAACCAGGTTACAAAAGGATTATTTGAAAAATATAAAGCACCGAAAGATTTTTTACGGTTAGAACAAATTGAATTAGAAAATATAATCAAAGAAATAGGATTGTATCGTAGTAAAGCAAAAAATATTATAAACACTTGTAGACTATTAGTTGAAAAGTATAAGGGAGAGGTACCTGATAGCAGAACAGAATTAATGAAACTACCAGGAGTAGGTAGAAAAACTGCAAATGTAGTTTTAAGTAATGCTTTTAATGTACCTGCTATAGCTGTAGATACGCATGTTTTTCGAGTGTCTAATAGAATTGGTTTAGCTGATAGTGATAATGTAGGGGATACAGAAAAACAGTTGATGAAAAGTATTGCAGAAAACAAATGGTCCGAAGCACATCATTTGCTTATTTTTCATGGAAGAAGAATTTGTAAAGCTAGAAAGCCATTATGTGAAAAGTGTCCTCTTATGGAGGAATGTGTTTATTATCAAAAAATTGTAGGGAAATGA
- the grdH gene encoding betaine reductase selenoprotein B yields MKKAILYLNQFFGQIGGEDVADFEPTIKEGQVGPAMALNQALKGVAEVTHTIICGDNFMGSNQEEAVERILGFLEGKEFDIFFAGPAFRAGRYGSACGHICKAVEEKFGVPVITSMNDENPGVEMFSKEMYIFKGGASAAKMRNDMKAMAAFGTKILNGEELLSAEEEGYYGRGVRHQKWLNPPVAAPDRVIDMLLKKIREEEFVTELPIPELDLVPIAPAIKDLSKAKIALATSGGIVPVENPDRIQSASATRWGKYDVSKLDHLPAGVFKTIHAGYDPAAADANPDVCVPLDALRAYEKEGRIGSVHDVFYTTVGTGTTQKEAARMGREIVEDLKAAGVDAVILTSTUGTCTRCGATMVKEIEKAGITIVQMANLIPVAKTVGANRMVPTISIPYPLGDPNTSKEEQWKLRHHRVGVALDALETEIKEQTVFKVKI; encoded by the coding sequence ATGAAAAAAGCGATACTTTATTTAAATCAATTCTTCGGACAAATCGGTGGAGAAGATGTAGCTGATTTTGAGCCAACAATAAAAGAAGGACAAGTAGGACCTGCTATGGCCCTTAATCAAGCATTGAAAGGTGTAGCAGAAGTAACTCACACAATTATATGTGGAGATAACTTTATGGGATCAAATCAGGAAGAAGCAGTTGAAAGAATTCTTGGATTTTTAGAAGGAAAAGAATTTGATATATTCTTTGCAGGACCAGCATTTAGAGCAGGAAGATATGGTAGTGCTTGCGGACATATCTGTAAGGCAGTAGAAGAAAAGTTTGGTGTGCCTGTTATCACTTCTATGAATGATGAAAATCCTGGTGTTGAAATGTTTAGCAAAGAAATGTATATTTTTAAAGGTGGCGCAAGTGCTGCAAAGATGAGAAATGACATGAAAGCAATGGCTGCTTTTGGTACGAAAATATTAAATGGTGAAGAATTATTATCAGCAGAAGAAGAAGGTTATTATGGAAGAGGAGTAAGACATCAAAAATGGTTAAATCCTCCTGTAGCGGCTCCAGATAGAGTAATTGATATGTTACTTAAAAAGATTCGTGAAGAAGAATTCGTTACTGAATTGCCAATCCCAGAATTAGATTTAGTACCAATAGCTCCTGCAATCAAGGATTTAAGCAAAGCAAAAATTGCTTTAGCTACTTCTGGGGGAATTGTTCCAGTAGAAAATCCAGATAGAATTCAATCAGCATCTGCTACAAGATGGGGTAAATACGATGTATCAAAATTGGATCATTTACCAGCAGGTGTATTTAAAACAATCCATGCAGGATATGATCCAGCAGCAGCGGATGCAAATCCAGATGTTTGTGTGCCATTAGATGCATTAAGAGCATATGAAAAGGAAGGAAGAATTGGATCTGTTCATGACGTTTTCTATACAACAGTAGGAACAGGAACAACTCAAAAGGAAGCAGCTAGAATGGGTAGAGAAATCGTAGAAGATTTGAAGGCTGCTGGAGTTGATGCAGTTATTCTAACATCAACCTGAGGTACTTGTACACGTTGCGGTGCAACGATGGTAAAAGAAATTGAAAAAGCTGGAATTACAATTGTACAAATGGCAAACTTAATTCCTGTTGCAAAAACAGTAGGAGCAAATAGAATGGTACCAACTATTTCTATTCCATATCCATTAGGAGATCCAAATACTTCTAAAGAAGAACAATGGAAACTTAGACATCATAGAGTAGGTGTTGCATTAGATGCTTTAGAGACAGAAATCAAAGAACAAACTGTATTTAAAGTAAAAATCTAA
- a CDS encoding TetR/AcrR family transcriptional regulator yields MEKIKAKKQFIIQAAMKIFCRDGFHKAKVSEIAVEAGVGKGTIYEYFDSKKQLFIEMMKYYADLYYENLTQSMEKEKTIMDKFKRYILLEEETMTNHGDLAQIFMREAYSIGLEVHKIMKTRRKKQIDFFANLIQEGINEGIFRKIHPYTAALTFMGSVHHMLVSKIFIKDNFSEEINMEELHDLLFNGIKK; encoded by the coding sequence ATGGAAAAAATAAAAGCAAAAAAACAATTTATTATCCAAGCAGCTATGAAAATATTTTGTAGAGATGGATTTCATAAAGCAAAGGTTAGTGAAATAGCCGTTGAAGCTGGTGTTGGCAAAGGTACTATTTATGAATATTTTGATAGTAAAAAACAATTATTTATAGAAATGATGAAATATTATGCAGATCTTTATTATGAAAATCTAACCCAATCCATGGAAAAAGAAAAAACAATTATGGATAAATTTAAACGCTATATTCTTCTTGAAGAAGAAACTATGACAAATCATGGTGATTTGGCACAAATATTTATGCGAGAAGCCTATAGTATTGGTTTAGAAGTTCACAAAATCATGAAAACAAGAAGAAAGAAACAAATTGATTTCTTTGCAAATTTAATTCAAGAGGGCATCAATGAAGGTATTTTTAGAAAAATACATCCTTATACAGCTGCACTAACCTTTATGGGCAGTGTTCATCATATGCTTGTAAGTAAAATATTTATAAAAGATAATTTTTCAGAAGAAATAAATATGGAAGAACTACATGATTTATTATTTAACGGTATAAAAAAATAG